AACGAAGTATCCGGCGGCGGCGTATCCGCCGAAGGAGCCTTCTCGAACGGCGACAACGCAGACGGAAAACCAGACGCGTCAAGCAACTTCCGCAGATCACTGGGAAGCCCCTGCGCCTCCGCCGGCATCAGGTCGTTGACCTCGCCCAGCACCACCGACGAGTTGATCGACTTGGCCAACCCAGGAATCGCCGACACGGTCGTCAACGGATTCGCGACCAGCCAGGCAACCACGAACACCGCGGCCGCCTGCAAGATCGCGCCGAGCGTTTTGTCGATGCCGGAAAGCTTGTCCGGATTGATCTTCTGCCGCAGCTTCCGCCCGACCCACACGCCGAGCGTCTCGCCGAGCACGATCAGGAACACGACCACCGCGAACGCGAAGGCGACCTTCGCGACCGGGCTGTCGAAGAGACTGATCACGAGCGGCGCCAGCTTCACCCCGGCCACCGCGCCCAGCGCGACGCCCACGAGCGCGGGCAGCGCGACGATCACGCCCTGGAACGCGCCGGAAACCGCGGCCATGACCGCGAGCAGCAGGACGACGACATCGACCCAGTTCACCGCGCCGTCACTCCTCGATAGTGCCGTCCCGGGCCGCCAACCGGCCCTGATGTTCGGCCCACGCTACGTCAAGCTCGCGCACATCGCCGGTGTCCCACTCCCGTTCCCAGCCGCCGAGCGACAGCAGCACGGACAGCAGACCCGCGGTGAACCCCCACACGAACAGGCCGTCGACGGTGAACGCCGGCCCCCGCCACGACGCGTCGCCGCGGCGCACGGTGAACCGGTTCGCCGGGTCCGCGAGGTCCGCCAGCGCGACCCGCGCGACCGCCGCCGTCTCGGCCGGGTCCACCGCGCGCACCGGCGACGGGGTGTGCCAATGCGCCAGCACCGGCGTCACCGCGAACCTCGACACCGGCACGAACAGCTCCGGCAGCACCGCGACCGGCAGGATCCCCGACGGGTCGACGCCGGTCTCCTCCTCAGCCTCGCGCAACGCCGTGCCGACCGGTCCGTCGTCGCCGTCCTCCGCGCCGCCGCCGGGGAACGAGACCTGCCCGGCGTGCGAGCCGAGCGTGTCCGCCCGCCGCTGCAACAGGACGTCCGGACCGTCGCCACCAGGTCGTTCGCCGAACAGGATGAGCACCGCGGCGGCGCGGGTGAGCAGGTCCTCCGGCGGGCTGAACCGGGTGAAGGTGCGGCTGTCGACCTCTCCCGACACCTTCACCAGCGGCCGCAGCCATTCCGGCACGGCTTCGGGTTCGACGAGCGGTCCGGTGGTCATGAGTAGTCCTTCACAGCAGCGCGCACCTGGTCAGTGTTGTCGAACAACCGCGGGTTCGCGATGAACCGGACCTGGCCGTCCGCGGTGACCAGGTACGACGCGGGCAACGACGAGGGGACCTTGAGCGCGGCGCGGATCGGACCGGTCTGGCCGTCGCCGTCATACAGCGACGGGAGGTGCACGCCGAGTCGCTGGAACAAGCCGAGCCCGTCCGAGGCCGGGCTCGCGACCTGCACGCCGACCACGCGCACCGCGCCCGGCTCAGCGGCGTACCGCTGCAGCACCGGCAATTCGGTGCGGCACGGCTGGCACCACGACGCCCACACGTTGACCAGCACCGGACCGCCGCCGAGGACCTTGCCGACGTCCACTCGGGACCCGTCGCCGAGGCAGTCCGCCTCGATCCCGGACAGCTGGCCGACCGCCTTCGCCGCGGCGGGCGGGCAAGCCTGGAGCTTCGCCGCCGCTCGCGCCGCGGCGAGGTCGCCGGACGCGGGAGGCGCGGACGTCGCATCGCCGCCGCGCAGCGTCAGGACCGCGACCAACGCGGCCACCGCCAGCACCGCGACCCCGAGCGCCCATTTGGTGACCGCAGTCACCCGCGCGCCGCCAGCTCGAGAATGTGGTCCTTCTCCGGGCCTTTGACCAGCTTCGCGGCCACTTCGAACTCAGTGGGCCCGGCGCCGAACGACGGGCAGTCCTTGCGCAGCGGACACGCGCCGCAGGCGGGTTTCCGCGCGTGGCACACGCGGCGGCCGTGGAAAATCACGCGGTGGGACAGCATGGTCCACTCTTTCCGCGGGATCAGCTCGCCGACCGCGTGCTCGACCTTGACCGGATCCTCTTCCGCGGTCCAGCCCCAGCGCCGCACGAGGCGGCCGAAGTGAGTGTCCACTGTGATTCCCGGCACGTCGAAAGCGTTGCCGAGCACGACATTCGCGGTCTTGCGGCCGACGCCGGGCAGCGTGACGAGGTCGTCCAGTTTCTTCGGCACCTCGCCGCCGTAGCGCTCCACGAGCGCCGCGCCGAGACCCATCAGCGAATTCGCCTTCGCCCGGAAAAACCCGGTCGTGCGCAGGTATTCCTCGAGTTCGGCGCGGTCGGCCCCGGCGTAATCGGCCGCGGTGCGGTACCTCGCGAACAACGCGGGCGTGACCAGATTCACCCGCACGTCCGTGGTCTGCGCCGACAACACCACCGCGACCAGCAGTTCCAGCGGATTCGTGAAGTCCAGTTCGGCCTTCGCGTCCGGATAAACCTCGTCGAGGCAACGTTTCATCCGCCGCGCGCGTCTCACGAGAGCGAGCCGGCTTTCTTCGCGGTCCGCGCGGGGCCCGTTCGGGACAACAGGGGGCACCCCGATAGCCTACGGGCGAGTCGGACGAGCCGGTCGGGAGCATCCGCCGGTGGACGGCCGAACCGCCAGAGCACCACCTCTGCGGGCCGTGCGTCCGCCCTGAGCGAGGATCTGGAGATCCATGACCGAGTGCGTCACCGAAAACAGCGGAGCTGTGGCATGACCGTGTGGTTCGTGATCTTGGTCCCGCTGGTGATCATGTTCTTCGCGTTGTTCATGGAGCGGGTCGAGAGCCGGCTCAAGCACGTCGCGGTCCAGGAGAACGAGGTCGAGGAGTTCCTGGAGCAGGCCCAGCCCAACGAGGTCAGGGCGCTTTACGGACACGGGATCGGCCGCGCGCTCGAGCTGTTCCGGCTGCGCCGGCTCGGCGGACGGGCAGCCAGGCTACGCGCGCGCAAGGTGCGGAGTTAGGCTGCTCAGTCGGACGTGATCGTTCCAGGCAGCCGCGCCGGGCGCGGCGAGCTGACGAGCGATCCGCCCGACACGCCCTAGACTGACGCGAAAGTGATCGGCGACACTGCCTTCGACCTGCGAAGGAAGTGATCGTTTCTCGACGAGGAGGCACCCGAGGTGGACGAAACCCTGGCCCGTGCGGGCATTTTCCAGGGTGTGGAGCCGGCAGCGGCGGAGGCGCTGGCCCAGACCTTGGAATCCGTGGAGTTCCCCCGCGGCCATGTCATCTTCAACGAGGGCGAGCCGGGCGACCGGCTGTACATCATCCAGTCCGGCAAGGTGAAGATCGGCCGCAAGTCCCCGGACGGCCGCGAGAACCTGCTGTGGATCGCCGGTCCGTCCGACATGTTCGGCGAACTGTCCATCTTCGACCCGGGCCCGCGCACGTCCGGCGCCACGACGGTCACCGAGGTCCGCGCGGTCACCATGGACCGCCCGGCGCTGCGGCAGTGGATCGCCACCCGCCCGGAGATCGCCGAGCAGCTGCTGCGCGTCGTCGCGCGCCGCCTGCGCCGCACGAACAACATGGTCGCGGAACTGATCTTCACCGACGTCCCCGGCCGCGTGGCGCGTGCGCTGCTGCAGCTGGCGCAGCGCTTCGGCAGCCAGGAGGCGGGCCTGCTGCGGGTCACGCACGACCTGACGCAGGAAGAGATCGCCCAGTACGTCGGCGCGTCCCGCGAGACCGTCAACAAGGCGCTCGCCGACTTCGCCCACCGCGGCTGGCTGCGGCTCGAGGGCAAGAGCGTGCTGATCCTGGACCCGGAGCGACTCGCTCGCCGCGCCCGCTGATCTTCCCCCGAGTGGGTTAATCCGCACGGGTTTTTTCGAAGGCCACCTCCTACTGGGGGTGGCCTTCGTGCGTGCGTCCCCCACAAGAGCGGCATTCCTCGCGGACCCCGTGTCGGCGCCGGTTCCGGCCGAACCGACCCGGAAAATGACGAGGAGCCGGGCGCCACCCCC
The nucleotide sequence above comes from Amycolatopsis sp. AA4. Encoded proteins:
- the nth gene encoding endonuclease III, whose product is MKRCLDEVYPDAKAELDFTNPLELLVAVVLSAQTTDVRVNLVTPALFARYRTAADYAGADRAELEEYLRTTGFFRAKANSLMGLGAALVERYGGEVPKKLDDLVTLPGVGRKTANVVLGNAFDVPGITVDTHFGRLVRRWGWTAEEDPVKVEHAVGELIPRKEWTMLSHRVIFHGRRVCHARKPACGACPLRKDCPSFGAGPTEFEVAAKLVKGPEKDHILELAARG
- a CDS encoding TlpA disulfide reductase family protein, which gives rise to MTAVTKWALGVAVLAVAALVAVLTLRGGDATSAPPASGDLAAARAAAKLQACPPAAAKAVGQLSGIEADCLGDGSRVDVGKVLGGGPVLVNVWASWCQPCRTELPVLQRYAAEPGAVRVVGVQVASPASDGLGLFQRLGVHLPSLYDGDGQTGPIRAALKVPSSLPASYLVTADGQVRFIANPRLFDNTDQVRAAVKDYS
- a CDS encoding CoA pyrophosphatase, with translation MTTGPLVEPEAVPEWLRPLVKVSGEVDSRTFTRFSPPEDLLTRAAAVLILFGERPGGDGPDVLLQRRADTLGSHAGQVSFPGGGAEDGDDGPVGTALREAEEETGVDPSGILPVAVLPELFVPVSRFAVTPVLAHWHTPSPVRAVDPAETAAVARVALADLADPANRFTVRRGDASWRGPAFTVDGLFVWGFTAGLLSVLLSLGGWEREWDTGDVRELDVAWAEHQGRLAARDGTIEE
- a CDS encoding Crp/Fnr family transcriptional regulator, whose translation is MDETLARAGIFQGVEPAAAEALAQTLESVEFPRGHVIFNEGEPGDRLYIIQSGKVKIGRKSPDGRENLLWIAGPSDMFGELSIFDPGPRTSGATTVTEVRAVTMDRPALRQWIATRPEIAEQLLRVVARRLRRTNNMVAELIFTDVPGRVARALLQLAQRFGSQEAGLLRVTHDLTQEEIAQYVGASRETVNKALADFAHRGWLRLEGKSVLILDPERLARRAR